A window from Hymenobacter volaticus encodes these proteins:
- a CDS encoding SBBP repeat-containing protein, translating into MKHIFTRLLPAAAGVLLSVPVSQAQVHQPQAVGRARKALPTQIQNLLLPLGTPALQHALPGTERETGTSKISKKLERPIVRRDEVGAVGAKTSGVVDGPVSEEWIARYSGYGNSFDGAKDVVADAAGNVYVTGYSFGSNSYDYVTVKYSASGQQLWATRYNGASQSDDVPTGIALDAAGNVYVTGASYGTSATGYNYATVKYNGTNGQLLFSAIYTSEPRFSTLPSTDLAADIATDAAGNVYVTGSSYGISTNSYDYTTLKYSTSGQLQWVSQYIGSGTSTDNDLASNLALDNAGNVYVAGNSYRNNQGDYLTVKYSNGGTQLWASRYNGPANGYDLMRDLAVDANGSVYITGTSDNGSNYDYATVRYSTSGQQLWATRYNGAGNDYDEATSLVVDNAGNAVVTGYALGSNGTWDYTTIKYAVGGQPLWESYYNSPDNSYDEARDVAVDAANNVFVTGRSYNGSGQLDYATAKYAAATGQQLWASRYSGTVTGDQAVLGLAVDGTGNVAVTGASASTSSTDFDYATLKYAGANGQQLWQTRYSGPTATSVSSEANDVALDAAGNVYVTGSAYNGSSWDLVTIKYSASGQQLWEARYLGNTTNATNLAHIALDATGNVYVTGRNIYDGTGNNFDYATIKYNGVSGQQLWEARYEGSANGYDSPTDLAVDANGNVYVTGYSNGRSTGEDYATLKYDGASGQQLWVARYSTGSGFSTDEANALALDALGNIYVTGSSQDDYATIKYSSSGQQLWVARYTGQGPYGSEDVARDIAVDAAGDVYVTGNTENSKPYYNSDYATVKYAGASGQQLWLAVYNSPVDLDDYGTDLVVDGAGNVFVTGYSASDTNSDYDYATVKYAGASGQQLWETRYDGGFKGFDSPYDLAVDASGNAYVTGISSSDYATVKYDGGSGQQIWQARYNGPSNMSDTPAGLAVDAVGNVYVTGVSVEVLYRRSEFATIKYSQTSSAASLALATARPTLAVSTKGLHELSVYPNPATGPTTISFRPVGDGTAQVRVYNQLGQQVASLYEGKVRKGQHYELPLNSEKLAAGLYTCSLLVNGQRESVRLVVTH; encoded by the coding sequence ATGAAACACATTTTCACTCGCTTGCTGCCAGCAGCAGCAGGCGTACTCCTCTCCGTGCCTGTTAGTCAGGCACAGGTTCATCAACCCCAAGCTGTGGGCAGAGCTAGGAAGGCCCTGCCGACCCAAATACAGAACTTATTGTTGCCGCTCGGTACTCCGGCCTTGCAACACGCGCTGCCTGGTACCGAGCGGGAAACAGGGACCAGCAAAATATCCAAGAAGCTAGAGCGTCCGATAGTTCGTCGGGATGAGGTAGGTGCAGTTGGGGCAAAGACTTCAGGGGTTGTCGATGGACCCGTTAGTGAAGAATGGATAGCCCGCTACAGTGGATATGGCAACAGCTTTGATGGCGCCAAGGACGTCGTAGCTGATGCAGCGGGCAATGTCTACGTAACAGGCTACTCGTTTGGTAGCAACAGCTACGATTATGTAACCGTGAAGTACTCGGCCAGCGGCCAGCAACTGTGGGCTACTCGCTACAACGGGGCCAGCCAGAGCGACGACGTGCCAACTGGTATTGCGTTGGACGCGGCAGGTAACGTCTATGTAACGGGAGCTTCGTATGGTACTAGTGCTACTGGTTATAACTACGCCACCGTGAAGTATAACGGCACCAACGGCCAATTGCTTTTCTCAGCCATTTACACGAGTGAGCCTCGCTTCTCGACTCTGCCAAGTACGGATTTGGCAGCTGACATTGCCACCGACGCAGCCGGTAACGTGTACGTAACCGGTTCTTCATACGGCATAAGCACTAACAGCTACGACTACACTACCCTCAAATATTCGACTAGCGGCCAGCTGCAATGGGTGAGTCAGTACATTGGCTCCGGTACTAGCACCGATAATGATTTGGCTTCCAATTTGGCCTTAGACAACGCTGGAAACGTGTATGTAGCTGGTAACTCGTACCGGAACAATCAGGGCGACTATCTCACGGTCAAATATTCTAACGGAGGCACCCAACTGTGGGCTAGCCGCTACAATGGACCAGCTAACGGTTATGACCTAATGCGCGACCTGGCGGTGGATGCCAACGGTAGCGTGTATATAACGGGCACGTCGGACAATGGTAGCAACTACGACTATGCCACGGTACGTTACTCAACTAGCGGCCAGCAACTCTGGGCTACACGCTACAATGGGGCTGGCAACGACTACGACGAAGCCACAAGCTTGGTAGTAGATAATGCCGGTAATGCCGTAGTGACTGGCTACGCACTGGGTAGCAATGGCACCTGGGATTATACGACCATCAAATATGCCGTTGGCGGACAGCCGCTGTGGGAGAGCTACTACAATAGCCCCGACAACAGCTATGATGAGGCGCGGGACGTTGCCGTAGATGCAGCTAATAATGTATTCGTGACAGGCCGCTCGTACAATGGCAGCGGCCAACTCGATTATGCTACCGCAAAGTATGCGGCCGCTACTGGCCAGCAACTATGGGCCTCTCGCTACAGTGGTACGGTTACGGGTGATCAGGCTGTTCTTGGGTTGGCAGTAGATGGAACTGGTAATGTGGCTGTGACAGGTGCCTCCGCTAGCACTAGCAGCACCGACTTCGACTACGCTACACTCAAGTATGCTGGAGCCAACGGCCAGCAACTCTGGCAAACCCGCTACAGTGGGCCTACTGCTACCAGTGTGAGTAGTGAAGCAAACGACGTAGCCCTGGATGCAGCAGGGAACGTGTATGTGACGGGTAGTGCCTACAACGGCAGCAGTTGGGACTTGGTCACCATAAAGTACTCAGCTAGCGGTCAGCAGCTCTGGGAAGCCCGCTACCTTGGCAATACGACTAACGCAACCAACTTGGCGCACATTGCCCTTGATGCAACGGGTAACGTGTACGTGACAGGCCGCAACATATACGATGGAACGGGCAATAACTTCGATTATGCCACGATCAAATACAACGGAGTTAGTGGTCAGCAACTGTGGGAAGCGCGCTACGAAGGGTCAGCCAACGGCTACGATAGTCCCACTGACTTGGCCGTAGATGCCAATGGGAATGTGTATGTAACCGGCTACTCAAATGGTAGGAGCACTGGAGAAGATTATGCCACCCTCAAATACGACGGCGCCAGTGGTCAACAGCTTTGGGTTGCTCGTTATTCTACCGGCAGCGGATTTAGCACTGATGAGGCTAACGCACTGGCACTGGATGCGCTTGGCAATATTTATGTTACTGGTTCTAGTCAAGATGATTACGCAACAATTAAATATTCCTCTAGTGGCCAGCAACTCTGGGTGGCCCGTTACACTGGCCAAGGGCCATACGGGAGTGAAGATGTAGCCAGAGACATAGCCGTGGACGCGGCTGGCGATGTGTATGTGACGGGGAACACCGAAAATAGTAAACCTTATTACAACAGTGACTATGCTACGGTGAAGTACGCCGGTGCCAGCGGCCAGCAGTTATGGCTAGCCGTCTATAATAGCCCCGTCGATTTAGATGATTATGGAACGGACTTGGTTGTTGACGGCGCAGGCAACGTGTTTGTAACTGGTTATTCTGCTTCCGACACCAACAGTGACTATGACTACGCCACCGTGAAGTATGCCGGAGCTTCTGGCCAACAACTCTGGGAAACCCGCTACGATGGGGGATTCAAAGGCTTTGATAGTCCCTACGACTTAGCCGTGGATGCCAGCGGGAATGCGTATGTGACCGGTATTAGCAGCTCGGATTATGCTACCGTAAAATACGATGGCGGCAGTGGTCAGCAAATCTGGCAGGCGCGATACAACGGACCGAGTAACATGAGCGATACACCCGCTGGCTTAGCCGTAGATGCAGTGGGTAATGTGTATGTGACGGGTGTTTCCGTTGAGGTTCTTTATAGAAGAAGCGAATTTGCTACCATTAAGTATAGCCAGACTAGCAGCGCCGCTTCTCTGGCTCTCGCAACTGCTCGCCCAACTTTGGCAGTTTCAACTAAAGGCCTGCACGAGCTAAGTGTGTATCCCAACCCGGCCACCGGCCCAACCACTATCAGCTTCCGGCCGGTAGGGGATGGTACGGCGCAAGTGCGAGTCTATAACCAACTCGGTCAGCAAGTAGCCAGCCTCTACGAAGGCAAAGTGCGCAAGGGGCAGCACTACGAGCTACCACTCAACAGCGAGAAGCTAGCCGCGGGCTTGTACACCTGCTCGTTGCTCGTCAACGGCCAGCGTGAATCGGTGCGCCTGGTAGTAACGCATTAA
- a CDS encoding SBBP repeat-containing protein yields MKHFSTHFLSLAVSLLVSVATSQAQSNGIQQVWATPYTNSKSGDNNDVAKDVAVDAAGNVYVTGYSLGSDNLYDFITTKYSASGQQLWEARYNEPGSNFDKATSVVVDAAGNVYVTGTSHTDYVTIKYSTSGQQLWMARYNGPGNGTDEPIDLVLDGAGNVYVTGTSVGAGSGSDYATLKYDGVSGQQLWVTRYNGAGRSEDQASALVLDATGNVYVSGSSYGRSDYVTLKYSPSGQQLWEARYNGISNGGGSAADVAVDATGNVYVTGYSFGSSTGYDYATVKYSATGEQQWASRYNGTNSRNDWATNLALDATGNVFVTGRSYSGASLSTSDYATLKYSATGQQLWEARYNGSGNGADVATDLTVDAAGNAYVTGYSDSSTGDESYDYATLKYAATSGQQLWTVRYNGDSNGVDQANSIVVDAAGNVYVTGYSVSSGTNSDYITLKYAQTGSSPLSAASAQQNLEELAVYPNPAATQATVSFRALANGSAQVQVYNQLGQQVATLYEGTVSRGQRYTLPLNSQNLASGLYTCSLLVNGQRESVRLHVAH; encoded by the coding sequence ATGAAGCACTTCTCTACCCACTTTTTATCATTAGCAGTTAGCTTGTTGGTTTCTGTAGCAACCTCGCAAGCTCAGTCCAATGGAATTCAGCAGGTTTGGGCTACTCCTTATACCAATAGCAAATCAGGCGACAACAACGATGTGGCCAAAGATGTAGCCGTAGATGCCGCGGGCAACGTGTACGTGACCGGCTACTCGCTTGGCAGCGACAATCTGTACGACTTTATCACCACCAAGTACTCGGCCAGTGGCCAGCAGTTGTGGGAAGCCCGTTACAACGAGCCCGGCAGCAATTTTGATAAGGCAACTAGCGTGGTAGTAGATGCTGCCGGCAATGTGTACGTAACCGGTACCAGCCACACCGACTACGTTACCATCAAATACTCCACTAGTGGCCAGCAGCTTTGGATGGCCCGCTACAACGGTCCTGGCAACGGTACCGATGAGCCCATTGACCTAGTCCTAGATGGGGCCGGCAATGTGTACGTAACGGGTACCTCGGTGGGAGCTGGCAGCGGCAGCGACTACGCTACCCTCAAGTACGACGGCGTCAGCGGCCAGCAACTCTGGGTTACGCGCTACAACGGTGCCGGCCGCAGCGAAGATCAAGCCAGCGCCCTAGTACTCGACGCCACGGGCAACGTGTACGTGAGCGGCTCTTCCTACGGCCGGTCCGATTATGTTACGCTCAAGTACTCGCCTAGTGGTCAACAACTCTGGGAAGCCCGCTACAACGGCATTAGCAACGGTGGGGGCTCGGCGGCCGATGTGGCCGTAGACGCCACGGGTAACGTGTACGTGACTGGCTATTCCTTCGGCAGCAGCACCGGCTACGATTATGCTACTGTGAAGTACTCGGCTACCGGCGAACAGCAGTGGGCTAGCCGCTACAATGGAACCAACAGCCGCAATGATTGGGCTACCAACCTCGCCTTAGACGCCACCGGCAACGTATTCGTGACGGGCCGCTCCTATAGCGGCGCCAGCCTCAGCACCTCCGACTACGCCACGCTTAAGTACTCGGCTACTGGGCAGCAGCTCTGGGAAGCCCGCTACAACGGCAGTGGCAACGGTGCCGATGTAGCCACCGACCTAACCGTAGACGCGGCGGGCAACGCCTACGTAACCGGCTACTCCGACAGCAGCACCGGCGACGAAAGCTACGACTATGCTACTCTCAAATACGCTGCCACCAGCGGCCAACAACTCTGGACCGTTCGCTACAACGGCGACAGCAACGGCGTAGACCAAGCGAATAGCATTGTGGTTGATGCCGCTGGCAACGTGTACGTAACCGGCTACTCCGTGAGCAGCGGCACCAACTCCGACTATATCACCCTCAAATACGCCCAGACGGGCTCGTCTCCGCTGTCGGCAGCTTCGGCGCAGCAGAATCTAGAGGAATTGGCCGTGTACCCCAATCCGGCTGCAACGCAAGCCACCGTGAGTTTCCGCGCGCTGGCGAACGGGTCGGCGCAGGTGCAAGTCTATAACCAGTTGGGTCAGCAGGTTGCCACCTTATACGAGGGCACGGTAAGTCGAGGCCAGCGCTACACCTTGCCGCTCAATAGCCAGAACCTAGCTTCGGGCCTCTACACTTGCTCGTTGCTTGTTAACGGTCAGCGCGAATCCGTCCGTCTGCACGTCGCACATTAA
- a CDS encoding SBBP repeat-containing protein: protein MKQTFTRLLPLAASLLLCVPVSQAQVAPSISTSKAPKGLPTLPQFSLPDGAPALRHALPASRSKVAGEKKSMPSRSVTKFNKRQAIETTATTAITSESVSEEWATRYTRYGTTFGGGTEVVTDAAGSVYVTGNSFGSGSNYDFATVKYSASSVLLWEARYNGPGANVDLAAGIAVDAAGNVYVTGTSVGRGSNGYDYATVKYSSGGQQLWAVRYNGSASGDDLATDIAVDAAGNVYVTGTSYNGSASYDYVTVKYSPSGQQLWAAPYSRSSTSDDLPTDLALDGSGNVVVTGTTYLDNQSDYTTIKYASGSGQQMWEAHYNGPANGYDLVRDLAVDANGNVAVTGTSDDGTGNYDYATAKYSPSGQQTWAVRYNGAGNNYDEATAVALSSTGNVVVTGYSDSGNSNWNYLTFQYAAASGQQLWQAEYNGPDNGYDEAKDVVIDRQGNVAVTGRSYKGVQSDYATVKYAGSSGQQIWQARYTRSDVGNDVAVAVAVDATGNVYVTGDSFNGSDSTSRDYATLKYAASTGQMLWDVRYNIWIVDNTDDVPNDIAVDAAGNVYVTGSSYEANNLSVSSYATIKYSPSGQQLWEVRQRTQQSTYASNPHIAVDAMGSVYVAGNTNNTYLVIKYSSNGQLLWSQNYQFETSTRGTGVAELALDASGNVFVTGFQSTLTGDYDYFTLKYAGDTGQQLWVARYNGPNNGSDQPTGLSLDQAGNVYVTGTSLINGYSSYVYATIKYDGATGQQQWVARFNRSNSTASFEDLPDIAVDKTGNVVVAGVIIIKYDGTNGQPLWTTRFNGNNNPGGGARVGLDANGDVFVTGYFTNLPFRDADWSTTKYDGANGQQLWQSLYNGPVGRGYDQPTDLEVDAVGNVYITGFSFGVGDNFTDYVTVKYAGASGQLAWEARYHGSLITSSRDQPYALALDAVGNVYVTGFSSNSNASNSDYVTVKYSQANGTAATPLVAATRPALAVSTTGQQQLAVYPNPTTGPTTVSFRPVLEGAAQVRVYNQLGQQVATLYEGKVRQGQHYELPLHSEKLSAGLYTCSLLVNGQRETVRLVVTH from the coding sequence ATGAAACAAACTTTTACTCGTTTGCTGCCACTGGCAGCAAGCTTGCTCCTGTGTGTGCCTGTCAGTCAGGCTCAAGTGGCACCTTCAATCTCGACTAGCAAAGCGCCAAAAGGTTTGCCCACGCTGCCTCAGTTCTCGCTGCCAGATGGCGCGCCGGCCCTGCGCCACGCATTGCCTGCCTCTAGGAGCAAGGTAGCTGGTGAAAAGAAATCCATGCCTTCGCGTTCCGTGACCAAGTTCAATAAACGGCAAGCCATCGAGACGACTGCAACAACGGCCATCACATCCGAGTCCGTGAGTGAAGAGTGGGCTACTCGCTACACTCGGTACGGTACCACCTTTGGAGGAGGTACCGAAGTGGTGACGGACGCGGCCGGTAGCGTCTACGTGACTGGCAATTCGTTTGGTAGCGGCAGCAACTATGATTTTGCAACTGTTAAGTACTCGGCCAGTAGTGTGCTCTTATGGGAAGCCCGCTATAATGGACCGGGAGCTAACGTTGATTTGGCAGCGGGCATAGCGGTAGATGCGGCTGGTAATGTATACGTGACGGGTACATCGGTTGGCCGCGGTAGCAACGGCTATGATTATGCTACTGTTAAATATTCTTCTGGCGGCCAGCAACTGTGGGCCGTTCGCTACAATGGATCTGCTAGTGGTGATGATCTAGCTACCGACATAGCGGTGGATGCGGCCGGCAACGTGTACGTGACGGGTACTTCCTACAACGGCAGTGCAAGTTACGACTACGTAACGGTCAAGTATTCGCCTAGTGGTCAGCAGTTATGGGCGGCTCCTTACAGTAGATCTAGTACTAGTGATGATCTGCCCACAGATCTGGCCCTGGACGGGAGTGGTAATGTGGTTGTGACCGGCACTACCTACCTGGATAATCAGAGTGACTACACAACCATCAAGTATGCCAGTGGCAGCGGCCAGCAGATGTGGGAAGCCCACTACAATGGCCCGGCCAATGGCTACGACCTGGTGCGTGACCTGGCCGTAGACGCCAACGGCAACGTGGCCGTAACCGGTACCAGTGACGACGGCACCGGCAACTACGACTACGCTACGGCCAAATATTCCCCTAGCGGTCAGCAGACGTGGGCAGTACGCTATAATGGTGCGGGTAACAACTATGATGAGGCAACGGCTGTAGCCCTGAGTTCAACGGGCAACGTGGTGGTGACTGGCTACTCCGATAGCGGCAACAGTAATTGGAACTACCTCACGTTCCAGTATGCGGCTGCCAGTGGTCAGCAATTGTGGCAAGCCGAATACAATGGGCCCGACAATGGCTATGATGAAGCTAAAGACGTGGTAATAGACCGCCAAGGTAATGTAGCCGTAACCGGGCGCTCCTATAAGGGCGTTCAGAGCGACTATGCCACCGTGAAGTATGCCGGCTCAAGTGGTCAGCAAATCTGGCAAGCTCGCTACACAAGGTCAGATGTGGGTAATGATGTGGCCGTGGCCGTGGCTGTGGATGCTACAGGTAATGTGTACGTAACGGGTGACTCCTTCAACGGCAGCGACAGCACCAGCCGTGATTATGCGACTCTTAAATACGCCGCCAGTACTGGCCAAATGCTATGGGATGTACGTTATAACATCTGGATTGTAGATAATACTGATGATGTCCCAAACGATATAGCGGTAGACGCAGCCGGCAATGTATATGTGACTGGCAGCTCTTACGAGGCCAATAACCTTTCCGTGAGTAGCTATGCTACTATCAAATATTCACCTAGCGGCCAACAATTGTGGGAAGTCCGTCAGCGCACTCAACAGAGTACGTATGCATCTAATCCTCATATCGCCGTGGATGCGATGGGCAGTGTGTATGTAGCTGGTAATACCAACAATACTTACCTCGTCATTAAATACTCTAGTAATGGTCAACTACTATGGAGCCAAAATTATCAATTTGAGACTTCTACCCGGGGAACGGGGGTAGCTGAATTAGCCTTGGATGCGAGTGGTAATGTGTTCGTGACAGGCTTTCAGTCTACACTAACCGGTGATTATGACTACTTCACCCTCAAGTACGCTGGTGACACCGGGCAGCAACTATGGGTAGCGCGCTACAACGGACCCAACAACGGTTCTGATCAACCCACTGGCTTATCCCTTGACCAAGCGGGCAATGTGTACGTAACCGGAACTTCCTTGATCAACGGCTACAGCAGCTATGTTTATGCCACAATCAAGTATGATGGAGCCACTGGCCAACAACAATGGGTAGCGCGCTTCAATAGGTCTAATAGCACGGCTAGTTTCGAAGATTTACCAGACATAGCCGTAGATAAGACGGGTAATGTAGTTGTCGCCGGTGTAATAATCATCAAGTATGATGGGACAAACGGTCAACCGCTTTGGACTACTCGCTTCAACGGGAACAACAATCCAGGAGGTGGCGCTCGAGTTGGCTTAGATGCGAACGGCGACGTATTTGTGACAGGATATTTTACTAATCTGCCCTTTCGGGACGCGGACTGGTCTACAACTAAGTACGACGGAGCTAATGGGCAGCAACTCTGGCAGTCTCTTTATAATGGCCCTGTAGGAAGAGGGTACGATCAGCCCACAGATTTAGAAGTGGATGCGGTCGGTAATGTATATATAACCGGCTTCTCGTTTGGTGTCGGGGATAATTTCACTGACTATGTCACCGTAAAATATGCTGGTGCCAGTGGCCAACTAGCGTGGGAGGCTCGCTATCATGGCTCGCTAATTACATCGAGTCGAGATCAACCTTACGCTTTGGCCTTGGACGCAGTTGGTAACGTGTATGTAACAGGCTTCTCTAGTAATAGTAATGCCAGTAATTCCGATTATGTTACTGTTAAGTATTCTCAAGCTAACGGTACTGCCGCAACTCCACTCGTAGCAGCCACCCGTCCGGCGCTGGCAGTTTCAACTACGGGTCAGCAGCAGCTAGCCGTGTATCCCAACCCCACCACCGGCCCGACGACGGTCAGCTTCCGGCCAGTGCTGGAGGGGGCCGCGCAAGTGCGGGTCTACAACCAACTCGGTCAGCAGGTCGCCACCTTATATGAGGGCAAGGTGCGCCAAGGTCAGCACTATGAGCTGCCGCTGCACAGCGAGAAGCTGAGCGCGGGCCTCTATACCTGCTCGTTGCTCGTCAATGGCCAGCGCGAAACTGTGCGGCTGGTCGTAACTCACTAA
- a CDS encoding class I SAM-dependent methyltransferase: protein MLPIPSFVGEFFRNPATVGSLIPSSRELTNKVIEPIDFATASCIVEYGPGTGVFTDILMQRRKAETVLVLVEVNRRFAQLLRERYSGQPNLHVIHGSAHQTGQYLQKIGVDQVDYVLCGLPFSSLPRRLGWRILEHTRQILLPAGKLILFQYSLQNKKLFGRFFRQLDEAHVLLNLPPAYVLVYEPTPEVPAASARAEEEKLVSSNAGQ from the coding sequence ATGCTACCCATTCCTTCCTTTGTAGGCGAATTTTTTCGTAATCCCGCCACGGTCGGCTCCCTGATACCTAGCTCCCGCGAGCTAACCAATAAAGTGATAGAGCCCATCGACTTTGCTACTGCTAGCTGCATTGTCGAGTACGGCCCCGGCACGGGGGTATTCACCGACATTCTGATGCAGCGCCGCAAAGCGGAAACGGTACTGGTGCTGGTGGAAGTGAACCGTCGGTTTGCGCAACTGCTCCGGGAGCGGTATTCTGGCCAGCCTAATCTGCACGTCATTCACGGATCGGCTCACCAAACGGGGCAGTATCTGCAAAAAATAGGCGTCGACCAGGTAGACTACGTGTTGTGCGGCCTACCTTTTTCTTCGCTGCCCCGGCGCCTAGGTTGGCGCATTCTCGAGCACACTCGCCAGATCTTGCTGCCCGCCGGTAAGCTCATCCTTTTCCAATATTCTCTCCAGAATAAAAAGCTGTTCGGTAGGTTCTTCCGCCAACTAGATGAAGCGCATGTACTACTCAATCTGCCCCCGGCTTACGTGCTGGTCTACGAGCCAACTCCTGAAGTGCCAGCCGCGTCTGCCCGAGCAGAAGAAGAAAAGTTGGTGAGTAGTAACGCCGGTCAGTAG
- a CDS encoding DUF3891 family protein has protein sequence MIVRETPSSFHCIKQHDHARVAGVLIEHWQPAHFKGTALRPEVELAVQQHDRGWIPLDATPTWNEQTHAPHSFLDFPAEPKVRHYQQGIAEVEDMASYAGLLCSLHYTGFPDLAKTEIGQHFLATEEQRQQRLQQQLGLNTNAQQHIFDFHLQLLKFADRLSLYFCLNEPGADKTHEHPWYRDGIPFSDFFAFTQHQLVQAHWLSENQVRVQPFPFEDSFSIKLRYKELPKEHLTAEKLADCFRQAPLQELEVRIVQ, from the coding sequence ATGATTGTACGGGAAACTCCTTCCAGCTTTCACTGCATAAAACAGCACGATCATGCGCGGGTGGCCGGTGTGCTCATCGAGCATTGGCAACCCGCCCACTTCAAGGGCACTGCGTTGCGGCCCGAGGTGGAACTGGCGGTGCAGCAGCATGACCGGGGCTGGATTCCGCTGGACGCCACGCCAACTTGGAACGAACAAACCCACGCTCCCCATTCCTTTCTCGATTTTCCGGCTGAACCCAAGGTTCGCCACTACCAGCAGGGCATAGCGGAAGTCGAGGATATGGCGTCCTACGCCGGTTTGCTTTGCAGCCTTCACTACACCGGCTTTCCTGATTTGGCCAAAACTGAAATAGGGCAGCACTTTCTGGCAACTGAAGAGCAGCGCCAACAACGCTTGCAGCAGCAACTTGGCCTTAACACAAACGCGCAGCAGCACATCTTCGACTTTCATTTGCAGCTTTTGAAGTTCGCGGATCGGTTGTCACTGTACTTCTGCCTGAACGAGCCCGGCGCCGATAAAACCCATGAGCATCCTTGGTACCGCGACGGTATCCCGTTTTCCGACTTTTTTGCTTTCACGCAGCACCAGCTTGTGCAGGCGCACTGGCTAAGTGAAAACCAAGTACGGGTGCAGCCCTTCCCCTTCGAAGATTCCTTCAGCATTAAGCTTCGCTACAAGGAGCTGCCGAAAGAGCACCTTACCGCAGAGAAACTAGCGGACTGCTTTCGGCAAGCACCTTTACAGGAACTAGAGGTGCGCATTGTGCAGTAG